Proteins encoded in a region of the Triticum dicoccoides isolate Atlit2015 ecotype Zavitan chromosome 3A, WEW_v2.0, whole genome shotgun sequence genome:
- the LOC119268649 gene encoding ras-related protein Rab7-like yields the protein MSTSRRRTLLKVIVLGDSGVGKTSLMNQYVHNKFSQQYKATIGADFVTKEVLIEDRLVTLQIWDTAGQERFQSLGVAFYRGADCCVLVYDVNVNKSFDTLNTWHDEFLNQASPSDPKTFPFILLGNKIDVDGGKSRVVSEKKAMDWCSSKGNIPYYETSAKEDYNVDEAFLSVAKLALEHERDQDIYFQTVADPVPETEQRGGCAC from the exons ATGTCGACCTCGCGCAGGAGGACCCTCCTCAAGGTCATCGTCCTGGGCGACAGCGG GGTCGGGAAGACGTCGCTCATGAACCA ATATGTTCACAACAAGTTTAGTCAGCAGTACAAAGCTACCATTGGTGCGGATTTCGTCACTAAGGAGGTCCTCATTGAAGACAGGCTTGTCACATTGCAG ATCTGGGACACGGCCGGGCAGGAGAGATTCCAGAGTCTTGGTGTCGCATTCTACAGAGGGGCAGATTGCTGTGTGCTTGTTTATGATGTCAATGTTAACAAGTCATTTGATACGCTCAACACATGGCATGATGAGTTCCTCAATCAG GCTAGCCCCTCAGATCCCAAAACATTCCCATTCATCCTACTTGGGAACAAGATTGACGTAGATGGTGGCAAAAGCAGAGTG GTTTCTGAGAAAAAAGCAATGGATTGGTGTTCTTCAAAAGGGAACATTCCTTATTATGAAACTTCTGCAAAAGAAGACTACAACGTCGATGAAGCATTTTTGTCTGTTGCAAAGCTTGCTCTAGAGCATGAGCGTGATCAGGACAT ctacttccaaacagttgcagatcCTGTCCCCGAGACTGAACAGAGAGGCGGGTGTGCATGCTAG